A genome region from Flavobacterium sp. CFS9 includes the following:
- a CDS encoding S41 family peptidase: MKYSNISVLSLFLFLSVFMFSCSDNDSPAPVYEAGTNEYANEWMYQQMKKYYRWNTTMPENGRLDLPPKEYFAGLLQKDDRYSYAVHPEQPETAQQSLRRKFGFEVSFFEFESKFYGVILYVLEDSPAKRNGLKRGQLITKIEGTALSQNNYAELYSKMTASTQLNLQLVFYTVQSGFSAVKEVSILQGYSFSQPINYRIIEDKGKKIGYVEISHFDAGQAQSYLQTFQELKNKSITELVVDLRYNGGGDIAAATALSIILAPNIQSNTLFIKFEGNANGGNVDQSFKQALESNESKISFDALRNVHPSINRVYILCGQYTASASELVMNNLKPYMEVITIGNRTFGKDVAGFPIIDDRILNKKGWTLYPAIYKLFNSRHEGEYSKGIDPLISLNEIQQPEVFPLGNSSEVLLAKALNSINGNTAKNIPVTAKTFPLSANKADADFLMTIH, encoded by the coding sequence ATGAAATATTCAAATATTTCTGTTTTATCGTTATTTCTTTTTTTATCTGTTTTTATGTTTTCTTGTTCAGATAATGATTCTCCCGCTCCGGTTTATGAAGCAGGTACAAATGAGTATGCCAATGAGTGGATGTACCAGCAGATGAAGAAATATTATCGCTGGAACACCACAATGCCCGAAAATGGACGTCTGGATCTCCCTCCTAAAGAGTATTTTGCGGGTTTACTGCAAAAAGACGACCGATATTCTTATGCTGTTCACCCTGAACAGCCGGAAACGGCACAGCAAAGTCTCAGACGTAAATTTGGATTCGAAGTTTCTTTTTTTGAATTTGAATCGAAATTTTACGGTGTAATTCTTTATGTATTAGAAGATTCTCCCGCCAAAAGAAATGGTTTAAAAAGAGGTCAGCTGATCACAAAAATAGAGGGAACAGCGCTAAGCCAAAATAATTATGCTGAATTGTATTCTAAAATGACCGCATCAACGCAGTTAAATCTGCAGCTGGTTTTCTATACAGTACAGTCAGGATTTTCTGCGGTAAAAGAAGTTTCTATACTGCAGGGATATAGCTTTTCACAGCCCATCAATTATAGGATTATTGAAGATAAAGGCAAAAAAATCGGTTACGTCGAAATTTCTCATTTTGATGCTGGACAGGCGCAATCGTATCTTCAGACTTTTCAGGAACTTAAAAATAAATCAATTACAGAACTTGTGGTCGATTTGCGGTATAATGGAGGAGGGGATATCGCAGCTGCAACAGCTTTAAGCATTATTCTGGCCCCTAATATCCAATCCAATACTCTGTTTATAAAATTTGAAGGAAATGCTAATGGCGGAAATGTAGACCAATCCTTTAAACAGGCTTTAGAAAGCAATGAATCAAAAATAAGTTTTGATGCCCTTCGCAATGTTCATCCGTCCATAAACAGAGTCTATATTTTATGTGGTCAGTATACAGCATCTGCCTCAGAGCTTGTGATGAATAATCTAAAACCTTATATGGAAGTTATAACCATTGGAAACAGAACCTTTGGTAAAGATGTAGCGGGTTTTCCAATTATTGACGACAGAATATTAAATAAAAAAGGCTGGACTTTGTATCCGGCGATATATAAATTGTTCAATTCCAGGCATGAAGGAGAGTATTCAAAAGGAATTGATCCGCTCATTTCTTTAAATGAAATTCAGCAGCCGGAAGTTTTTCCTTTGGGAAACAGTTCCGAAGTTTTATTAGCCAAAGCTTTAAATTCTATTAACGGAAATACCGCTAAAAATATTCCGGTAACAGCGAAGACCTTTCCTTTATCGGCAAATAAAGCAGACGCTGATTTCTTAATGACAATTCACTAA
- a CDS encoding T9SS type A sorting domain-containing protein: MKKTLLFFAFIMITTISSAQYTIWEDDFDDSNASDWNLLDRDGNGSNWIARKNIQLDASTGSVIDGTIDVLGTYNIDFTTGGPLEGLENNLAISPVLNISFYSGKISLTIKAQPSIYDSNQNIFIYGSTSPDPASFKLLHTITLERNTVEEAEFKNYTVDISQFAGKAEVYIALGNNISSPFIGYEIDKISVMAEALLGIGDNKLKSSLCYLKQNPVQDYLELEIAEEYKNEETDLKIYNTNGVLIKESSYKTEGLPVNDLMQGIYFLSVTNNGASKKIKFIKK; the protein is encoded by the coding sequence ATGAAAAAAACACTACTTTTTTTTGCTTTTATAATGATTACTACGATATCATCTGCTCAATACACAATCTGGGAAGATGATTTTGATGATTCTAATGCTTCAGACTGGAATTTACTGGACAGGGATGGAAATGGAAGCAACTGGATAGCCCGAAAAAACATTCAGTTGGATGCAAGTACCGGAAGTGTAATTGACGGAACTATTGATGTTCTGGGAACCTATAATATTGATTTTACAACTGGCGGACCGCTCGAAGGTTTAGAAAATAATCTGGCCATCAGTCCGGTTTTGAATATTTCTTTTTACTCAGGTAAAATTAGTTTGACTATAAAAGCACAGCCAAGTATTTACGATAGTAATCAGAATATTTTTATCTATGGCTCTACATCTCCGGATCCTGCCTCGTTTAAACTTTTGCATACCATTACCCTGGAAAGAAATACTGTTGAAGAGGCAGAATTTAAAAATTATACAGTAGATATTTCTCAGTTTGCCGGAAAAGCCGAAGTATATATAGCACTAGGGAATAATATTTCAAGTCCTTTTATTGGCTACGAAATCGATAAAATTTCAGTAATGGCAGAAGCTTTATTAGGAATAGGTGATAATAAGTTAAAATCATCTCTATGTTATTTAAAACAAAATCCTGTTCAGGATTATCTGGAGTTAGAAATAGCAGAAGAGTATAAAAACGAAGAAACAGATTTAAAAATTTACAATACGAATGGCGTTTTAATAAAAGAGTCTTCTTATAAAACAGAAGGTTTGCCTGTTAATGATTTAATGCAGGGCATTTATTTCCTTTCTGTAACCAATAATGGAGCTTCAAAAAAAATAAAATTTATTAAAAAGTAA
- a CDS encoding TonB-dependent receptor, whose amino-acid sequence MNNDFSRQFPFVLWILFFGVFLGTNTIYSQTGTVSVDFKNSSPQKIIENLKSRTPYQFIYQKDLDLSLPLITLKKENVSIDEVLSDLQRMTNLNFRRNENNIAVNSKDADKKKKKGKITGKVVDINGLSLPAVNIKVVELNYGVQSDIDGNYILELESGEYTIEISAISFQTQKITGVKVIEGGEIPLVVSLKEAAQSLKEVVIVQNYKQATASIQGLLLQQKKAAQFSDGISAEQIARTPDRDVASSLKRITGVTTVDNKYVVVRSMGERWNQAVMDGITLPSTDAYQQNFSFDIIPTSMVESIVVSKSATPDMYANFAGGYVEIKTKDIPKENFNSFSISTSYNSRSTFKERLTKQEGAYDYLGFDDGRRDYPTNLVSLPIPTNEADSGLFLEQSKRFTEDNFTTYKTYAAPGTTLQYAMGRAYKLKDNNKWGFVGSLFFKNTQDKLDIEHTQRASNADNSLFVPETDKALYSTFTKYGFRNSGANYTFNSTLAGMFNAGIQFGDHKITARNTVMHIYNNQLTQVTGWSDSDAISEIMNGSILPSTSETDYPVYQTLLQSKIEGSHKFGKLDINWFGAYNTVSKDTKDATFLDTYRKKVGDDILLYHYVYNSETRFPFSRSNFTNDETDYNFAINFKYSFDFSDTYTNDIKAGYFGTYKKATNQQESAKVVVIGTGADKAEIYEPLSKFLDGSRYHYGGFGWQDYGVYGNRYVGDVKVHSPFLMLDDKIGRYVRLVWGVRAESYLYTEIESQSEAAGDFGKDQKDDKLWQFLPSASLVVSPTNKMNIRLGYNKSVLRPQFAERLSIPYYDPIQSAKIYNYSGGMISSVSNNYDLKLEWFPSGGEILSFGVYHKNIDDPMESVGSLNPSRIRNIYNLNSANAKLWGIEVELYKSLSFLGEGEALKHIFISGNASINKTKVTSYVAIDGTGGLYEANRPLYGQSPYTYNLGLDYVGDRLGFSVRHNAIGDQYILVGFDYQSEEIRMPYSITDAQISYKFFKEKNLELKCSMKNLFDAAIKTYDNSNSYSHIENVPVGSNPRDRYSLGANATNKYDEDIDKVLFKAKSGRTISVSLSYSF is encoded by the coding sequence GTAAGGATGCGGACAAAAAAAAAAAGAAAGGAAAAATTACAGGTAAAGTTGTAGACATCAACGGACTTTCGCTTCCGGCAGTTAATATAAAAGTAGTAGAGTTAAATTACGGAGTACAGTCTGATATTGACGGAAATTATATTTTAGAATTAGAATCTGGGGAATATACGATTGAAATCAGTGCTATCTCTTTTCAAACACAGAAAATCACGGGTGTAAAAGTAATAGAAGGAGGAGAAATTCCTTTGGTCGTTTCCTTAAAAGAAGCTGCGCAATCCCTCAAAGAAGTGGTAATTGTGCAAAATTACAAACAGGCGACAGCTTCCATTCAGGGATTGCTGTTACAGCAAAAAAAAGCGGCACAATTCTCTGATGGTATCTCAGCAGAACAAATTGCGAGAACACCGGACAGAGATGTAGCAAGTTCACTAAAACGTATCACAGGTGTAACAACCGTCGATAATAAGTATGTTGTAGTCCGTTCTATGGGAGAAAGATGGAATCAGGCCGTTATGGACGGAATTACGCTTCCCAGCACCGATGCCTATCAGCAAAACTTTTCTTTTGATATTATTCCGACTTCAATGGTTGAGAGTATTGTAGTCAGTAAATCAGCAACTCCGGATATGTACGCCAATTTTGCGGGAGGTTATGTAGAAATTAAAACAAAAGATATTCCTAAAGAAAACTTTAATAGTTTCTCGATAAGTACATCATACAACAGCAGAAGTACTTTTAAAGAAAGACTTACGAAGCAGGAAGGTGCTTACGATTATTTAGGTTTCGATGATGGCAGAAGAGATTATCCAACGAATTTAGTATCCTTACCCATACCAACAAACGAAGCTGATTCCGGACTTTTTCTGGAACAGTCTAAGAGGTTTACAGAAGACAATTTTACCACTTATAAAACATACGCTGCTCCGGGTACAACACTTCAATATGCGATGGGAAGAGCGTACAAATTAAAAGATAATAACAAGTGGGGTTTTGTAGGATCGTTATTTTTTAAAAATACTCAGGATAAACTGGATATTGAGCATACGCAAAGAGCAAGTAATGCCGATAACTCACTTTTTGTTCCGGAGACCGATAAAGCATTGTATTCAACATTTACCAAATACGGATTTAGAAATTCAGGAGCCAATTATACCTTTAATTCTACTCTGGCAGGAATGTTTAATGCGGGAATTCAGTTTGGCGATCATAAAATAACGGCACGTAATACAGTGATGCACATTTACAACAATCAGCTCACTCAGGTAACAGGGTGGAGCGACAGTGATGCCATATCTGAAATTATGAATGGATCAATACTTCCTTCGACTTCAGAAACAGATTATCCTGTTTATCAGACACTGCTGCAAAGCAAAATTGAAGGAAGTCATAAGTTTGGCAAGCTGGATATCAATTGGTTTGGAGCTTATAACACCGTTTCGAAAGATACTAAAGACGCTACTTTTCTTGATACTTACAGAAAAAAAGTAGGAGATGATATTTTGCTTTATCATTATGTGTATAACTCAGAAACAAGATTCCCTTTCAGCAGAAGTAATTTTACAAACGATGAAACCGATTATAATTTCGCTATCAATTTTAAGTACTCTTTTGACTTTAGCGACACCTATACCAATGATATAAAAGCGGGATATTTTGGCACTTATAAAAAAGCTACCAACCAGCAGGAATCGGCAAAGGTAGTCGTAATTGGTACAGGTGCAGATAAAGCGGAAATTTATGAACCTCTTTCCAAATTTTTAGACGGTTCGAGATACCATTACGGAGGTTTTGGATGGCAGGATTATGGAGTATACGGTAACCGATATGTAGGTGACGTAAAAGTGCATTCTCCTTTTTTAATGCTCGATGATAAAATTGGACGGTACGTAAGATTAGTGTGGGGAGTAAGAGCAGAAAGTTATTTGTATACCGAAATTGAAAGCCAGTCTGAAGCGGCAGGAGATTTTGGAAAAGACCAGAAAGACGATAAGTTGTGGCAGTTTTTACCATCGGCAAGTTTGGTGGTAAGTCCTACCAATAAAATGAATATCAGATTGGGATATAATAAATCGGTTTTGCGTCCTCAATTTGCAGAACGTTTGAGCATTCCCTATTATGATCCTATTCAGTCTGCCAAAATTTATAATTATTCAGGCGGAATGATTTCCAGTGTCTCCAACAATTATGATTTAAAGTTAGAATGGTTTCCATCCGGAGGTGAAATTTTATCTTTTGGGGTATATCATAAAAATATAGATGATCCTATGGAATCAGTAGGAAGTTTAAATCCATCAAGAATCAGAAACATTTACAACCTTAATTCAGCCAATGCTAAACTTTGGGGAATAGAAGTAGAGCTGTATAAAAGCCTTTCTTTTTTAGGGGAAGGAGAAGCTCTTAAACATATTTTTATCTCCGGGAATGCTTCTATTAACAAAACAAAAGTAACCTCTTATGTAGCCATTGACGGAACAGGAGGACTGTATGAAGCAAACAGACCGCTTTACGGACAGTCCCCCTATACGTATAATTTAGGATTAGATTACGTGGGTGATCGTTTAGGATTTAGCGTGAGACATAATGCTATAGGAGATCAGTATATATTGGTGGGATTTGATTATCAGTCTGAAGAAATCAGAATGCCTTATTCGATTACAGATGCACAGATTAGTTATAAGTTTTTTAAAGAAAAAAATCTTGAACTCAAATGCAGTATGAAAAACCTGTTTGATGCAGCAATCAAAACTTATGATAATTCAAACAGTTATTCACATATTGAAAATGTGCCGGTAGGGTCAAATCCACGAGACCGATACAGCTTAGGAGCAAATGCCACTAATAAATATGACGAAGACATTGATAAAGTATTGTTTAAAGCTAAAAGTGGCAGAACAATAAGCGTTTCATTAAGTTATTCCTTTTAA